The sequence TCCCCAGCAGTGCCCCAGCTCTGTGCCCCCCCCATGCtgctcccccacacacacctgcccccccccccaccatgtcCTGCCCTGGCTCCCCACGGTCCCGGTGCCCCATAGCCCTGGCGCTGCCCCACGGCATCCCAAAGCCCCCATCACGCACGCCCCCCTCCCTGGCAACACCCCGGcagtgccccccagccccagccatgccccccagccccagcgctgccccaTGGCCGTGCCCCCGGCCCCTGcacccccctccctccctcttccccccccccccggcagcccctCCGGCGCGGTACCGCTCTGCAGTGCTGCCCGGCCGCGCGCCTgccgcagccggagccgccggcgcccggcgcagCCCAGCCTcccgctgcggcgcggggccggccgcggcctcgccgggcgcccgccggccccgcgcgtccccccgccccggggtgCCGGTGCTGTACGCCCAGCACAGGCCCCCCAAGCCCCCCGCACTGGCCCCTGGCGCCGCAACTCGCGGGGTCGGGATctgttccccccaccccctcctgGCACCCGCCAAGGGTGCCGGCACTGGGGGCGCTGGCCCAGATGTGCGAGCGCCCAGATGTGTCGGTCCACGAGCATCGTAGCACCCAGCTGTGGCAGTCCACAAGCGCCCTGGCGCCCAGATGTGCTGGTACCCAGATGTGCTGGTTCTCATGCACCCCAGTGCCCAGATGTGCCGGCGCCCAGATGTGCTGACCCCGGCTGTGCCGCTTCCCAGATGTTTCAGTGCCCAGAtgcccgctgcccccccccccccgctggcCAGGACCTCGTGGTGAGCCGAGCCGGCCCcacggcgctgcgcggggcgaggggacggccccacggccccggccccgtgGACGCTCGCGGACAGGGTGAGTTGTGCTGGACTTTTATTCCCCGGATGCCGACGGCATgagctgccccggccccgctccagCCCCCAGCAAGGCTCTCGCCCGGGCCCGGAGCCCCGCGGGAACCGGGCTCCCCGGCACACCGACAGCGGGGCGGCATTTCCccaggacccaggcgtccggcggCTGTTATTGCTCGCAACACCCCAGCCCCGAGCAGCATGTGGGACCGGTGGGGACGCGGGTGCCCCAGATGCTGGCCCTGGAACGTGGGGCAGGTTCTCAGCCGACGTGGAGCAGGAGACGCGTCTGTGTgcagcagccgggagcgcgGTCTGTTCGACGCCGCTGCTGCTGAGGTCTGCAGGGAAAAGCGCTGCCAGGAGggtgaggagggagaggaagaaggatgCAGGGGTCAGGGGAGGTGCCAGTCCTTGAGGAATTTGGGATCGTGCAATGTTTCTGCCAACGGCAGCAATGGAAGAATTATCATGTGCTCACAGTCATCAGTAGGGTTCAGAGTGAACGCTTCCAACACCTGCATGAGGAGGCCCCGTGCTGGCACACGCTCCTCTCAGGCTTCCCGGACAGCAGAGCTGCGTCCGTTGTCCGCTGTCCCGGCAGCCCGAGAGCCGCCACGGCGGAGCAACCGCGGGGACGGTGGCTCGTGCCCGGGCGGGGGGCTCCGACACATTGGGTGCAGGGGAGCTGCCGGCTGCCGCTGCCCTCCCCGCCGGGGatggggaaaccgaggcaggCGTCACCCgtgctgccccccaccccgatCCCCCagtgccggcgcggggccccggcgtccgggacGGGCGCCCTAGCTGCCCGGCTCGCCCTGGCCCAGGCCGCTCTGGAAGGCGGCGAGCTGCCGCATCTGCTCGGTCTGCATGGAGTGCCGCCGGAGCAGCTCGCGGCGGCCCTTGGGAGTGCCGCCGGGCGCCTGGgggccgccgggcagcggcggcaaGAAGCCGGCGCGGCCGAGCCCGGCCGGCTCCGGCGGCAGCGtgccggagccgcggcgctcCAGCAAACCCGGCGAGCGCCGGCGAcccgcgggcggctccgctTCGCCCGGCGCCCGGGGACCGCCGACGGGCTCGGCGACCTGGCGGCCCTCGACGCTgtgccgccggcgcggcgggtcCGCGGCGAGCGCCTgcagcccgccggcgccggggcgctccaccgccgccgccgccgccagcccccaGGGCTCCGAGTTGAGCCGCTgcagcggccgcccgcgggcccggggcggccgcggggcaccgacggcggcggccggcggcgggaaGCGGAAGACGTcccgctcctcctccttctcGCTGCCCGCCGGCGACGGGGCGGCGCGCACCTCCACGTCGGAGGGCGAGGCGCAGGGCGCCGGCGAGGGCGGCGCGTTCAGGTACTGCCGCGTGGTCTTGGTGCCGCGGGGCGACGTGGCCGTGGTGATGATGATCACCTCCTTGCCGCGCGCCTTGCAAGCGTCCAGCAGCGCCTGCAGCGTCTCCCGGTCGCCGCGGTTGATGGCGTAGACGAGGGCGGAGGCGCCGGCGTAGTCGCGGGCGCTGGGGTCGGCGCCGTGGGCCAGCAGCGCGGCGGCcacggcggcgccggcccgctCGGCGCAGGCGTGCATCAGCGCCGTCTTGCCCGTCTTGTCGGGGATGTCGGGCTCGGCGCCGTGCTCCAGGAGGTAGCGCACCATGCGGGGCTGCGCCAGCGGGTCGGCGTAGCGGGCCCGGCACGCCGCCATCAGCGGCGTCTGCCCGGCCGCGTTGCCCTCGTTGATGTAGGCGcctccctccagcagcagccGGGTGAGGCGGAATTTGCCCTGGGCCACGGCGCGCAGCAGCGCCGAGCCGTCCGCCGGCGGcacggcggcgccggccgggcgccgcggcgggctcGGCATGGCCGGCTCAcggcagcccggcgcggcgagGCGAGGGCGCGCGGCTCGGCCGAGCCCGGAGCATCGCCCGCTCACGGCGACGCGGAGCCGAGAGGGATACGGCGACCCCGGAGCGGCGCCCGCTCGCTGCGAGGGGACGGAGAGAGGGGACGTCGCACGGCCGCGGCAGTCCCGGAGCGTCGCGCCCTCGGCGCGGCGGGACGCGGGGTGGGGGCACCCCGCTGCACGGACGTGCTGATCCCTCCCGGCAGGCCgccctgcctccctgcctcagtttccccggCTGCAACGCGTGCCCGGCCCCCTCGCGCTGCCCTCGCGGccgggaaggggagggagggggctgccGGTGCCGCCGGCGCGGTGCGCCCCACGCGACGGGCGCTCGTGGCCCCCCGTGGGCGCCCCGGTCGGACCCACCAGCCTGCGGCGCctgcggccccggggctgcctgCGGGGGGAGGCACCCGCGtgccccgcccgcgcccccgcaCCCCGGCCCCTGCCTGCGCCCCCGCCCGTTCCCCCTCCTGCAGCCCCGCGTGCCCCCTCCCCACGTGCATCCCCTCGTCCCCCGTCCCTATATGCATCCCCCAGTCCCCAAGTACCCCCTCCCCACGTGCATCCCCTTGTCCCTATGTGCCCCCTCCCCATGTGCATCCCCTCATCCCCGTGTGCATCTCCCAGTCCCCGTGTGCCCCCTCCCCACATCCCCCGTCCGTACATGCACCCCCCAGTCCCCGCGTGCCCCCTCCCCACATCCCCCTTCCCTATATGCATCCTCAGGTCCCCATGTGCCCCCTCCCACCATGCATCCCCACATCCCCGTGTGCATCCCCCAGTCCCCGCATGCCCCCTCCCCACGTGCATCCCCACATCCCCATGTGCATCCCCCAGTCCCTGCGTGCCCCCTCCCCACGTGCATCCCCACATCCCCCGTCCCTATATACATCCCCCCAGTCCCCATGCGCCCCCTCCCCACGTGCATCCCCACATCCCCGTGTGCATCCCCCAGTCCCCGCATGCCCCCTCCCCACATCCCCCGTCCCTATCTGCATCCCCGCAGTCCCCACGTGCCCCCTCCCCACGTGCATCCCCACATCCCCGTGTGCATCCCCCAGTCCCCGCATGCCCCCTCCCCACATCCCCCGTCCCTATCTGCATCCCCGCAGTCCCCACGTGCCCCCTCCCCACGTGCATCCCCACATCCCCGTGTGCATCCCCCCAGTCCCCATGTGCCCCCTCCCCACGTGCATCCCCACATCCCCGTGTGCATCCCCCAGTCCCTGCGTGCCCCCTCCCCACGTGCATCCCCACATCCCCCGTCCCCTATCTGCATCCCCGCAGTCCCCGCGTGCCCCCTCCCCACGTGCATCCCCACATCCCCGTGTGCATCCCCCATCCCTATATGCACATCCTCGTGTACCCCGGTCCCTCTGTACATCTCCCCGCATCCCTGCCTGTCCGGTTCCCATGGTTACTGCAGCTCATCCTGCTCCTCTGACTCCCTGGCCAGCCAGGAAAATGGGGGAAAAGCAGCCACCCCCCTCCCTTTTCCACCCCAATTTGCAAGCCGGGGTCAGAGCAGCCCCCAGCAAGGTCCCGGCTACATCTGAGCCTGGCCAGGCACTCGGGGCTGCCGGTCCCAAGGGGGCACCGAGCTGTGGGCTGAGCCCTCCTAGGGGTCCCCCCATGGCAGCCGCGGCTCTCcccagcctccctccctccgtcCCCCCGTTACCGGAGCCTGGTCTTCCCCAGCGACGCTCCGGTGTCCCGGTGCCCTGAGCCCTGGCCGTGGCGGTGCCGGGGCCGTGGCGTGGCGGCCGCCatcccggcccgcggcgggcgcagcgcggggggcggcAGGGGAGGTTATTTGCAgggtccccccccccagtgctATTTTTGGCAGCCGCTCGCACGGGGAGGGCTGAAAGGGGATGAATCAcccggcggcaccggcggcggTGCCAGCCCTGAGCCAGAGCAGTGACGGGCAcagcgccgtggggctgggggacatggtgctggggggctgggggacaCGacgccatggggctggggggacaTGATGCCGAGAGGCACAACACCATGGGGCTGAGGGATATGGcaccatggggctggggggcatGGCAACGTGGGGCTGGGAGAACGATGCCATGGGGCTGAGGGACATGATGCCAGGGGACACAAcactgtggggctgggggcatgGCACCATGGGGCTGGGAGAACGATGCCATGGGGCTGAGGGACATGATGCCAGGGGACACAACACTGTGGGGCTGAGGGATTTGGcaccgtggggctgggggagaaTGATACCACGGGGCTGAGGGACATGATGCCAGGGGACACGAcaccgtggggctgggggaTTTGGcaccgtggggctggggggcaccATGCCGTGGGGCTGAGGGATCACGGGGCAGCCgggctggggctgtggggggggCGCGGAGTGTTCGGCCTCCTGTTCCCGCATCCCTCCAGCCACGTCCGAACTGGTCCCTCGGCTCACCCaggcgccccctccccccccccttgtCCATCCGCCTTCTCCTCTTTCCGTCCGTCCCTCCATCCGCCCCCGTCCAgccccttccccatccctcccTATGCCCCTATGCCCCGCCCCTCCTCGCAAGGCCacgcccctcccgccgcgccacgcccctcccgccgcgccaCGCCCCTCCCGTCCCATAACCacgccccctccctccccccgccccgccccgtcTTCTCCCCGCCCTCTGATTGGCTCCGCCGCGCCCAAGTGCGGCGGCGCGCGCAGGCCACGCCCCTCCGAACGTTGCGTaccgagcgcggcggcggcggcggcggcgcacgTGGTGCcccggcgcatgcgcggcgcaGGTGGGGACCGGGGACCGGGGACCGGGGACCAgggaccggggccggggccggggccagggcgcGGGCGGGGCACCGGGCGGGCCGCCgcgggagcagcagcagcagcagcagcagcagcagcagccgccgccccgctcacggctccgccgccccctccccgcgcagcgccgccgggccccggctcGGCGCCCCCGGCGGAGCGGCCATGGCGGGCCgaggcggccggggccgcgggcagaTGACCTTCAACGTGGAGGCCGTGGGCATCGGCAAGGGGGACGCGCTGCCGCCGCCCACGCTGCAGCCCTCGCCGCTCTTCCCGGTGAGcatccccccccctcccccgccccgctccgtccgccgccgcgggcggctgAGCCCGGCCGCGCTCACGGCGCCGCTGCGCCCGCAGCCCCTGGAGTACCggccggcgccgctgcccggcggcgaGGAGCTGGAGTACATGCTGGCCCTGAAGCAGGAGCTGCGCGGGGCCATGAGGACGCTGCCCTACTTCGTGAAGCCGGGGGCGCCGCGCAGAGgtgggggcggccgggcgcggggcgccccccccctcccgccccgccgccgccgccgccgccccggtgACACCGCCGCTCCCTGTGCCCCAGACATCGAGCGCTACTCGGACAAGTACCAGGCGTCCAGCCCCGTCGACAGCGCCATCGACTGGAGCCCAGGtacggggaggggggggagtggggggggggcaggggggagggggcaNNNNNNNNNNNNNNNNNNNNNNNNNNNNNNNNNNNNNNNNNNNNNNNNNNNNNNNNNNNNNNNNNNNNNNNNNNNNNNNNNNNNNNNNNNNNNNNNNNNNNNNNNNNNNNNNNNNNNNNNNNNNNNNNNNNNNNNNNNNNNNNNNNNNNNNNNNNNNNNNNNNNNNNNNNNNNNNNNNNNNNNNNNNNNNNNNNNNNNNNNNNNNNNNNNNNNNNNNNNNNNNNNNNNNNNNNNNNNNNNNNNNNNNNNNNNNNNNNNNNNNNNNNNNNNNNNNNNNNNNNNNNNNNNNNNNNNNNNNNNNNNNNNNNNNNNNNNNNNNNNNNNNNNNNNNNNNNNNNNNNNNNNNNNNNNNNNNNNNNNNNNNNNNNNNNNNNNNNNNNNNNNNNNNNNNNNNNNNNNNNNNNNNNNNNNNNNNNNNNNNNNNNNNNNNNNNNNNNNNNNNNNNNNNNNNNNNNNNNNNNNNNNNNNNNNNNNNNNNNNNNNNNNNNNNNNNNNNNNNNNNNNNNNNNNNNNNNNNNNNNNNNNNNNNNNNNNNNNNNNNNNNNNNNNNNNNNNNNNNNNNNNNNNNNNNNNNNNNNNNNNNNNNNNNNNNNNNNNNNNNNNNNNNNNNNNNNNNNNNNNNNNNNNNNNNNNNNNNNNNNNNNNNNNNNNNNNNNNNNNNNNNNNNNNNNNNNNNNNNNNNNNNNNNNNNNNNNNNNNNNNNNNNNNNNNNNNNNNNNNNNNNNNNNNNNNNNNNNNNNNNNNNNNNNNNNNNNNNNNNNNNNNNNNNNNNNNNNNNNNNNNNNNNNNNNNNNNNNNNNNNNNNNNNNNNNNNNNNNNNNNNNNNNNNNNNNNNNNNNNNNNNNNNNNNNNNNNNNNNNNNNNNNNNNNNNNNNNNNNNNNNNNNNNNNNNNNNNNNNNNNNNNNNNNNNNNNNNNNNNNNNNNNNNNNNNNNNNNNNNNNNNNNNNNNNNNNNNNNNNNNNNNNNNNNNNNNNNNNNNNNNNNNNNNNNNNNNNNNNNNNNNNNNNNNNNNNNNNNNNNNNNNNNNNNNNNNNNNNNNNNNNNNNNNNNNNNNNNNNNNNNNNNNNNNNNNNNNNNNNNNNNNNNNNNNNNNNNNNNNNNNNNNNNNNNNNNNNNNNNNNNNNNNNNNNNNNNNNNNNNNNNNNNNNNNNNNNNNNNNNNNNNNNNNNNNNNNNNNNNNNNNNNNNNNNNNNNNNNNNNNNNNNNNNNNNNNNNNNNNNNNNNNNNNNNNNNNNNNNNNNNNNNNNNNNNNNNNNNNNNNNNNNNNNNNNNNNNNNNNNNNNNNNNNNNNNNNNNNNNNNNNNNNNNNNNNNNNNNNNNNNNNNNNNNNNNNNNNNNNNNNNNNNNNNNNNNNNNNNNNNNNNNNNNNNNNNNNNNNNNNNNNNNNNNNNNNNNNNNNNNNNNNNNNNNNNNNNNNNNNNNNNNNNNNNNNNNNNNNNNNNNNNNNNNNNNNNNNNNNNNNNNNNNNNNNNNNNNNNNNNNNNNNNNNNNNNNNNNNNNNNNNNNNNNNNNNNNNNNNNNNNNNNNNNNNNNNNNNNNNNNNNNNNNNNNNNNNNNNNNNNNNNNNNNNNNNNNNNNNNNNNNNNNNNNNNNNNNNNNNNNNNNNNNNNNNNNNNNNNNNNNNNNNNNNNNNNNNNNNNNNNNNNNNNNNNNNNNNNNNNNNNNNNNNNNNNNNNNNNNNNNNNNNNNNNNNNNNNNNNNNNNNNNNNNNNNNNNNNNNNNNNNNNNNNNNNNNNNNNNNNNNNNNNNNNNNNNNNNNNNNNNNNNNNNNNNNNNNNNNNNNNNNNNNNNNNNNNNNNNNNNNNNNNNNNNNNNNNNNNNNNNNNNNNNNNNNNNNNNNNNNNNNNNNNNNNNNNNNNNNNNNNNNNNNNNNNNNNNNNNNNNNNNNNNNNNNNNNNNNNNNNNNNNNNNNNNNNNNNNNNNNNNNNNNNNNNNNNNNNNNNNNNNNNNNNNNNNNNNNNNNNNNNNNNNNNNNNNNNNNNNNNNNNNNNNNNNNNNNNNNNNNNNNNNNNNNNNNNNNNNNNNNNNNNNNNNNNNNNNNNNNNNNNNNNNNNNNNNNNNNNNNNNNNNNNNNNNNNNNNNNNNNNNNNNNNNNNNNNNNNNNNNNNNNNNNNNNNNNNNNNNNNNNNNNNNNNNNNNNNNNNNNNNNNNNNNNNNNNNNNNNNNNNNNAGTGTTTTTTAGCTCGGGAGCGGGGGGAGCCGCCAGCGGGCTCGTCGCGGCCCCCGCTCCGCGCGcgggctcccccggccccgctgccgaAAGCCCCTTCCTGGAAAGCGGCGCCTTCCGCGGCTTTTTAACGTTTTTGGGTCTTTTTTCTTAATCGGCTCGGTTGATTAAAGTcgtttttctctcttttgagcCGGGTGGTTGCTGTGGCCTCGAAGGGTAGTGGaagggggtgggtgggggggggggccctgGCGCCGCTCCCCCTCGTCCGCACGGAGCAGCCGGACCCTGGAGGAGAAGGTCGTgtcccgacccccccccccccccccccgggggggccCGGGGTGCCGCACGCCCTGTTCCCGGAGCCGGGGGCCTCCCCTGCGCTTACGcacgccggcgccgccgggagcTGTTGGGACCCGTCCGGGGCGCGGGGATGCCTGCgtcactcccccccccccccgcccccgacACACACCCCAAtccggcggcggagcggggtCCCCCCGGGGCTGGGTGCCCCGCGGCCGACGGCTTTCCGCCCCGCTGCGGCAACCTCGCTCGCACGCTGCCACGTGCCGGCCCGGCACGGGGctccggcgcggccgcggggcccaggcgtccgggtggcgctggggctgcccgCGGTTTTGGGGGGTGCAAACGAGGGGCTGCTAACGAAGGCCcccgggggagcggggcgggaagGGAGCACCCCCCTCTCCCTGGCGTGGGCCCCGGTGCAGGGCTCCTGCCCGCTTGGGGGGAGTGAGGTGGGGTGAAGGAGGGGGTCGCAGGGGGTGCGGGGCGGTGGGTGCAGGGTGGGTGCATCGAGCTCGGCGCAGGCGCTGTTTCCCGCCGCGGGGCGGTGGGGGAGGCGAAGCGGGAGCTTTTCCTCCAGTGCCGAGGCCCTGGGGCTGCTCACACGAAGGGCGCGTGACCCGGAGccccccccagaccccccccctcgcccccccgGTTCCTGTTTTGGGCTCGGCTTTGCAATCGCCGGGTGATAAACCGAAAgcggcagctctgcagaggcgGCCGGCGCCGAGGCAGCTGGAAGGGGGGGAAATTGCAAA is a genomic window of Rhea pennata isolate bPtePen1 chromosome 31, bPtePen1.pri, whole genome shotgun sequence containing:
- the ANKRD34A gene encoding ankyrin repeat domain-containing protein 34A; this encodes MPSPPRRPAGAAVPPADGSALLRAVAQGKFRLTRLLLEGGAYINEGNAAGQTPLMAACRARYADPLAQPRMVRYLLEHGAEPDIPDKTGKTALMHACAERAGAAVAAALLAHGADPSARDYAGASALVYAINRGDRETLQALLDACKARGKEVIIITTATSPRGTKTTRQYLNAPPSPAPCASPSDVEVRAAPSPAGSEKEEERDVFRFPPPAAAVGAPRPPRARGRPLQRLNSEPWGLAAAAAVAEPVGGPRAPGEAEPPAGRRRSPGLLERRGSGTLPPEPAGLGRAGFLPPLPGGPQAPGGTPKGRRELLRRHSMQTEQMRQLAAFQSGLGQGEPGS
- the POLR3GL gene encoding DNA-directed RNA polymerase III subunit RPC7-like, whose amino-acid sequence is MAGRGGRGRGQMTFNVEAVGIGKGDALPPPTLQPSPLFPPLEYRPAPLPGGEELEYMLALKQELRGAMRTLPYFVKPGAPRRDIERYSDKYQASSPVDSAIDWSPG